tcatcatcatcatcatcatctctccctctccctgaCCATTGAAGTGCATCATTCAACGACACGTATCTCGAATCACGCCTACATGCCCAACCCTCCTTTcatcctgctgttgttgttgtcgtcctcgtcgatgAACCAGGCTTCCAATGGCCCTCCTTCGTTGATCCAGGTTCTTTACACAAAcgtgtctctcgctctctcgataGTTTAACTTctattaaataaataaattccaTTTCAAGGAGTGCACCTGACAGGATTGCGACACGCAACCACACTTCACTTTTAAGACATTTTGCTCTAACCAAACATGATGCCCTGAACATGGCTTGCCTCTACCGTATACCTCGGCTACAAAGCATTCGGATAGCACATATTGgagcaccagaccagaccatggGGCCTACCAGTAACCGTATACTCTAGTGCGTTGCTTACTAATGGACGATAAATAGATTGTGTGGCGGCCAATAAGCCAGTGGGCAGTGAACCGGCGACAAGACAAAACTTCGCAACATCTTCAGTTGCTCCGCTTCAGTAGCTGCTACTTTCTCCACTATTCTGACTTACACACTAGTCTATCCTCTTCCTGTCGTCTCATATGGTTGCTCTATCATAGGGCCCGGGGGGAGAGGTTAAAAAAGATTggttgttaaaaaaaagaagaaaagatggaGGACCCACCGACCACCCCTCCACCGTTTGCGGCAGCCATTAGACGTGACTTGGGATGGGAGGGTAGGGTCCCTCCTTTATTTACAAACTAGCGGAAGAGCGTTTTCTATTTATCCTACGGTGACGATGACCGGGAAAATGATGTTGTCCCCAGTGTTGGCTGTGAAGCGAACTCGAGTAGTGGTCCAGACACTGCCAgtgcgtcggtggtggtcagggAAGGCGACAAAACTCTTACTCATCCCACACATATACATCCCGAGATTCGCTTCGGTCGTCGGTTGAAGTGCAACTTCCTTcgttttgctcctttttcaGTCAGTCGTCGGTATTAACCTTCGACCTATGTTCTGGTCCAACGGCCACTGGTGATGCGGCTCGTCCTACTTCGGCCTGGCTTCGATACAACGGTGGCTGGCACGATGGCGGATTGCAGGACGTTATTGTAGGCTGGCGCCGGGCATcctgcgagagagagtgagagagaacgaaTGAAGTGAATGTTAGTCGCTTCGTCTGTCAACTGAAAGTGCATTCTATTTTTACATTCGCATCACGCAGTAGTGGCTGCATGATGTTGCGGGAATGGCtaacataaataatttaatgtCCGTCTCGGTCGGGGGGCACCAGCACTTGAAAGTGCAAACATTAACACGAACCGAGCGGGATTTATGATTGTGTGGAAAGGTGAACGGTGGGAAATGGAAACTCAATTATTCAAAAGCttcaccatcgatcggtggttcggtgttgGGTCCGAAGACATAGACAATGGTACACAGCTGATGAGACGTTCGTTCATCAATTCTTCGGACGGAGAATAGTATGCTTTCTGAACGGCGACACTTACGGCAAACGGAACACCGATCCTCATCGCTACCATCACCGCATCCGTCACGGCCCGAGCAAACGATGGCGGTCGAACGGCAGCGTCCATTGCCACACCGCATCGGACAATAGTTGCGTCCCCGGGCCGTCGGTCCACTGAGCAGCTTCACGAAGAAGTTCGGTACGGCACGGGAACCGCAGAGATGCGGTGGTTCGTCGCTACCATCGCGGCAGGAAACGATCGCATTGCAGTACTCGTACTCCGGGAGACACTCGCCGCTACGGCACATGAAGGTGTGCTCGGGACATTTGCGGGACTTCCGGAAATCACAACCGACCTCATCCTCTCCGTGCGGGCATTGCGTCTTGCCATCGCAGATACCGGCACGCGAGATGCAGCGTCCGCTCTGTTCGCAACGGAACGATAGCTCCGGACAGCCAAACTGCGTCTTCTGAAGGGTTCCGTTGGCCGATTTCGTCGCAAAGCTGCACTCCTCATCCGATGCATCGCTGCAGTCTGGTCGGCCATCGCACACGAAGAACCAACTGATGCAGATGCCACTCGAACGGCACtggacaaaatggaaaacaggaaaagcgtTACTTTGAATTCCCCAAGACATTGCTctctacgcacacacacaggccacaCACTTACCTGGAACGTTCCGCGAGAGCaaccggtgttggtggcacGGCATGAATCGTCTGGCTGGTGGAAGGAACAATCGCAGCGTCCGGCTTCGTTGCAATGTGAGTAAGGATCGGCCAGCTGGCACTGTTCGTTGCTGGCACAAGCTAGGCCAAGCGAAACGGGACCATCACCCAAATCCACCCGAGTGCGTATTCCTGAGGAAACAGAAGGCGTTATGAAGACCGTTatgttttaaatttcaatttcaactcAGCCATGAGGTGGCGCTACTAAGCAGGTTAGCCCGGACACACTCCTTTTTCTGTATACCAGTAGATGTCGCTAGTTATCATTTCAAGCTGGTTTCAATTTTGATCGCAAACTCTTGTAAGAACTCACAGTTTCACTAAGAAATCCTTAGTATTTTCGCAAAGGCACCACATTTTAGAGTTAATACTTGTCTACTAGCTTTTGATATGATCATCTGATAAAAAGGAACTCTTAATCATTATTTCAATACGAACAAAAGAGCACCGAGTTGAGATTCATGGCAGACATCCTCTTGCTGAACGAACTTTACAAACTGGTTTGCACGGTTAAAAAGAGTAACTTTTTTAGCGTAATTTGGGACGAACCTCATTCCCAATGATCTGTGATTTACCATAAACCAACTAACTCCATATCTGAACCTTCCCGATCATAATTTTCATGACAAGACTAACGGTAGCGTGTAACTAGAAATCGTTAAACTGGCCAAACCCTATTTAGAACAATAGAGGAATGCGCAAGGCATTTTGAATAATAGCTGTAGATGGcattttttttagaaaaaccTTAACATGAATCATAAATGCATCGTTTCATAATGGTAAGACTTTTGCTGACGCGAAATTGTATGAGATTAAGCAAAAGAAGTGTCCATCAATGGATGAAATATTCTCTTACTGATAGAAACATGTTTTAAGTGCTTAGTATAAGATAATAAAATAAGTCACCTGTAGTAATTGCACGCCGCGTTGGTGCcgctgttgtcgtcgtagtcgtcgtcgtcgtcgtcgtcgttgtggtcgtggtcgttgtgcTGGCTTCCTGGAGTACCGAGGCAACGGTCGTCGAAAGCGGGGCCTCCGGTTCCATGGCCGTCGTTCGACTGGCCAAGCGCAGCAACGTTTCCGTCGTCGTATGGACGGCCGGCTCCGAGCTAATGATTTCATTATCTCGCTCAAAGTGTACGGTCGTTTCACGCGGTCCAGATCGTTCCTTAACACTTGGCACCTGCTGTTCGACCGGCGTTTCCTCCGGTTCGTCCTCGTCAAACAGTTTCGAATCCTGGCGACGCAACTGCACATCGTAGTACTGCTCCACGGGCTCGCTGGTCGATGGCTCATCTGTCGCATCCGCCCCGACACCCGAGTCCGTTTCCTGTTCTGCTACGAGTGCCGCCGAAGTCATTTCGTCatatcgttccgttccgtggccgtgAGTCGTCGGTGCCGTGGCTACGTCCTCTTCCTGTTTCAGCGAAGCGGCTTGTTGATTATCCACTTCCGGCGAAGCAGTTTCATGATCTTGTCCCAAAAACTCGACCTCATTCTCGGTGTCATCGGATTCTGGTTCGCTTTCCTCGGTCACGGCGTCCTCACTGGACGTGGAGTCCGTACGGAGTGTCGTTTCCGCAGGTCCGGTTTGCGATTGAACAGAAAACTCCAGCGTGGTCGACGTAGAGGTGGCCGGATCGTCGTGCTCCCGGCGTTCTTCCGTGGTTATGGCATCAGCAATCTCGTTCGCCCAGGCTGCGGCCGTTGTCGTCGAAAGGGCATCGGCCAGTTCCTGTTGCTTAAACTGTTCCTCCACTTCACGCTCCAGGTTCGTGTACTCGTCGGTGCTTTCGAACTGCTCCATACCACTGGTGGTCGTATGGAATCCCGTCTCATGCGTTGTACGTTCGGTTGTGTCGTCACCGGTGGTGATCTCGATAAAGTCCGTCATAGTCGTTCCCTCATCTGCTTCTGACCGTTCGCTTGACTCGGTGCTGGATCCTTGGTTGTACTCGGTCGTAATGTGGTTCTCGGCCGCACTCATACCCGCATCGTCTAGCGATGATGCATCATCCCGCAGCACTATGCTTTCCACCTCGATCACATCGTCCTCGGTCGTGGTTgacatccgatcgatcgaaccctGTGTCTGCGCCTCTTCGGAAGGTGTCTGAaccgcttcctgctgctgctgctgctcctcctgctgctgttcctcggCCTGCTCGGGCACTTGGGGCTCCTCGAGTACCTCCGGTACCTCGGGCTCCATCACGCAGGTCGGCCCATTTTGGCGCGCCGGTGCCGTACACTGGCAACGGCCGAACAGGTTCGggatcagaaaatcgcaatGACTTTCGTCGTCCCACATACGGCAGTGCGCGTGACTGTAGCAGACCGTTCCCGGCTGAGCGGCTATCGGTGGcggagagaagaggagaaggagaagggataGAAATATTAGTTGGAATTGCAACATGAGAGCGCATTAGCACTGGACATTTGTCAACGAGGCCCCGGACCTACGGGACTCGCGGATTTGTGCGACGATACTTAATTTATGCATAACCGCTCACAATGGCCAGGCGATTCGATTTCcggtccaaccaaccaaccaaccggtgggGGGTTCCATTCCGACAAGCGTTTTCGATTAAATTATTAGCCCGCGCGCGTGTCCCCATTCTCTTCTCGGCCAATACGGCCGGTcaatatttttatgatttgtgcaatGTCTTGTTTAAGGGGTTTAGTTGCACCGTCACAGATTAGGGAGCcgcgagcggagcggagattGTTTATCGTACAATGGTGACAGTGAGTTCTATGGGAAAAAAGTCGGAAATTGCAAACGGAAGCCTAATTCCATCGATAAACACGGTGATAGGTCgattgaaaacaaacagcGGACAATACCAGCTCATTTGAAAGGTATCAGCAGTGATATGTTATATTCTATAAACCGTACCTCAGCCAGCCCTTgtcattttattgatttcttttgttttatttctaggaaatacaattcaattaaatgttCTTAGTTGAAACAATTTATCACTTAACATGCTAAATTGTTATTTAGTGTTCTAAGTCTTAATTGAAACTAGTTAAAACGAATCATGTTAAATATATAGTTCAGCTAAATCATTAGGAATCAAAACCATTTATTTTGCGCATGGTTTTTTGAGCAAATATTATTGATATAGCATGTTAACATTTTGTCAAAGAACTAGAACATACGAACGCTAAAGTATTCAAGCTTAAAAGTGGACATTACGTCGGGGTttcactttaaaaaaaaacttagtTTAAAAAGAATTTTGTTTCACGTGTACGAAAAGGAATATGTTCATctcaaatgaatattaataTTGAATTAGAGGGAAAAAATGCTTTTATAGCATTAAAAACGTGTCACAGAATCATGCAATCTTTAAatcaacaagcaacaaaagaGATGGTTAGTAATGGTTCTGCGTAAGCCTTCTTGGAATGAGATTTATGAATCTTTTCATGATATGATATTTAATGTTGAAATCTTATCAAGAGTCATGGATCGTCAACCAAGACAAGAACAATAAATCCTTATTCAAAGgaataaaattaccttccaaaaaGAATTTCTTGCAAAATACTATTTGACTAACTGCTGAAAAATGATTCCCACTTATCCTTCCGTTCAAAATTCATTGACCActcgacggcagcagcatatacCATTCTCCATGCAGATTATCGCACACCTCCTCGTatcatttacatttcaatAAAAGAAACTTTCGTCCAACCGGCAGTGTCAGAATGGTGCAAGTAAAAACAGAAAGTCACTCGAGGAATGGTGCTATCTCCTACCCGTAATCGATGCCAGCTCATGCCGTAGTCGTACACACGCACTTCATAACAATAGACTTCGGGCTGCGGTTTGTGCAGTTCGCATTCAGGTAACACCAGTGCGAGAAAGATGACATCACGGGACAACCCGTAGCGTCGTCGTTGCCTCTTGACCTACATAATTGGTCCCCATTCCCAGGGGATACGCGGTGGCCTCGGTAACTCGGTAGGTTGTGTTAGCGCAAATACGCACCAAGAGACAAAACATGCAACCCGATCCGATTCCCACATACAGGCacacgtggtggtgatggttgtcgTTAGAAATTATGTCACTTACCGACATGCCAACACCGCACCCCGAGGCCCTGGGGCACTTATTCCACTGACATCAATCTGGAGTGGTCTGCGCGCCCGGAAGCGACGAGCGAACTGCACTCGTGAGTCTCGGGACTCATCTGCTTATTACACGCACCAATGCACCAGTGCGTTCCAGTGGTTCTCTGCTGCATTTCCCTATTGCTGGAACAGCTGGACGACATTGGCAATGATAGCTAAAGGTAGTCCATCCATGAGTTCAGCGTGTCATGTGCTGCTTTCCTCGGACCGCAACTGTttgtggccagccagcagaagcCCCCTAGAGTCTGCTTTGCCAGAGGCTAGCAAGAACATAAATCTACCCTTCATTATCGAGCTCGACTCGACATCTCCAACTGCACCCCCTCTATGGTGAGAGAAGACCGATCGATAACGATCGGGGGATCGAAAATGGGTTTTATCCGTTAAATGCGGCCATCAAGCGCAGGATGCGTCTCCATCtagctggatggatgggttcGCATTTTCGCGCTCGCTTCGATTTCAATATCTCCTACACCTATTAACACTTGTCAcgctacgatgatgatgatgatgttgatggtgatggtgatgggtgatggtgatgatagcATCACTAGGCACTTGATCGCTTCAGCTCAACATCGCGTGCTTTGCATACACCCGTTTACCCGCTGAGGTAGGTCAGTTTCGCCATTCCTCGTCTCCAGTCTCGCTATAAGTGGTTGCTATTGCTCCCGGCGCGGTACCAGGCAGCTGGACCGCTTCGAGCGTTGATAACGACTCTTCGTGACAATCGACcgtgacgacgaagacgtgTGGCCGCTTAAAGTGGTCctcatttaattaattgcccTTCACCTCTTCACCTCGCTGCTTCTCGGCGTCACGATTTTGATCCGATTTCCGTCCGTTTCACCGATTTATGGCCACATTTATGGCACTTCTTTGTTGAGTTCGGTTTTGCGCTGATGCTGCGTGTCACTGGCATGTGCGTTCCGTGCTCACATAATGGCCGTAAATCACCCGGCTTTCCCGGCAGGCTTTGTGCctcacgaacgcacgcacgaacgttAATTGTGTTGAACTGTTTCACCTCCGGCAGGCACTTGACCTTGATAGCGAGAATTCTGCAACTGCAATGTAGCATAAAATGTCTCAGAGACCCTCCGACCTCCGACGGCTGTAGGTCAATCCGTCATTTAGTCGTGGTAGAGGCCGCATCTAGAAGTGCACTACTACTGGAGGAGGTGGAACCCCCCTCTgtgtggccccaaaaacgccACACGAGGTAATGCTCGGTTTGTTATGCAAATTGGTCTCAGCTGGCTTGTGGCGTCACTTTCGTATGATGCGTGTGGTGCGGAACAAAGAATCTCGGTTGCAGCGGGCCCCtaaaaacggaagcaaacgCCTTGTGCAGCGCGACGATGGGGTTCATTGAAACAAACGACGTGAAATGTTAACCTACTTCTCGCGGTTCGCACAGAGATCTCGAGACAGgaagacacagagagagagagacagagagagacaaagagacaGCAGCGAAGGTATCTTTGGTAGCTACCGGGGCCCACCGGGGTGGCCGATCTTGTCGCAAAAGCATAGACCAACTGCCTCTGGGAACTGATGCTAAATGGGGTTCACTGTTGGCTGCCGTCACCGGCCATTGGGGTTTCCCTCGGGGTCACGGAACCATAAAAAACAAGCAGTGCaaagaggtttttttttcggggagttttctttccatttgtttcccTTCAAAAGGTAGCGCCTTCCGATGGTCGCGGCTTTGCTACTGACAACGCAACTGACCGTGAAATCACACGGCTACCATTATTTGCGTGGCGTGCGTGGCCAACCGATCAGCGCGCCGCTCGTGGCCCAGAAAATGGTCACCGAACGCCCGCCCAAAAccccgaagagagagaaacggcaGCCGAGAACCGGCAGAGGAGCAGGTTTCTGCATAGAGCAAAGAGCAAAGAAAATCCATTTTACTTGCCGACGACCGGTACGTAGGCCCATTATTAGTACGTCATGCAGGACAAAACCAATCTGcgctcggcacacacacacacacaaagcggcAAAGCGGCAAAGGTGAAGTGTCTATTAGGAGGACACCGTTATTAAAACATTTGTCCAACCCATTATATGGCGGCATGACCcccacttttcacttttcttttccgaaacaaaaaaaaacgaatttggTTTTCGCTAAGACACCTTTCCCCCTGGACACTGAGTTTCTATACCGCTCATGATTACCACAATAATGCCGGACAAATTCACCTCCCCTCTCGGACTACCAGCAGCATTCATtaatagcagcagctacagcttCGTGGCTTTCGAGGTCGCACCAATGAATGGTTCGCGGCTGGTGCGTCTTTTGCACGTCATTTGTCGCTTGTTCCGAAGTGCCAGCCGTAGTACATACACATCACGCGGTCACGGcgggcggggggtgggggaaaaacatgaaaatcttGAAAACAAAAGTGCGCCACAcaatggcggcagcagcagcagcatcaggaatGCCGcgaagctctctctctgtcttgagATGGTTACAAAGGCGAGAAGAAAGTTGGAACCAGGGAcctgttttcctttcatttcgactaacgggcacacacacactaacggcAATGTCAGTGGAcaccttttctctttcatttatCTTTCGGTGTCGGACAGGATTCAGGACGCCGTGGCCCGCAGCTTATTGAATACGGTTCCGGCTAATCCCGTtcccggttcggtcggttttgCTTATCTCGAAGTTTGCTTCATCAGTCTGTGATGCTTTCGATTTGGTTGGATAAGCTGCTTTGTCTGATCTCATCAAGAACCATGAAGCCTTTTCATAATAATGTCAATTAGCACACGCGAAAAGAAACCAGCAAATGGAGTCACCAAAGCACGGAATAATTTGACTTCGAGAAGAGACATTCCGTAACGTCTGTCTTGTAATGAGATTGGATTGTCTAGGAGGAGTCGAACGGTTACGAAATCAGGGACTTTGGTTAATGCTTTTTGTTGTCCAATTCGCTGCTCCTTTTGAATGGCATGTCCTAGATAGTAATAGGACCCGGACGGAGGCcttcaaccagcagcacaggCACGTGCTCTTCACCAAAAAGCAGGTCaatcagatgatgatgatgattagacAACAGCTTCTCTGTGCTCCGCgtgagagaaacaaaacaaaaaaactccaGCTTACTCCAGCGTCCATGCTGGCGGATCAATGAAGTGACGCGTTAGTCCGACCATTAAAAGCCCAATATCCGATCGAGCACACACCAGTCAGTGGTCGGTTGACCGTGCAAGTGATGCTGGTTTGGAATGTTCCAGCTTCCTACCATGACTAGGGCCCTCGTCGCTCCGGTCTCAAGTCTCTTACACGACCGCAACAGCCCGATGGTGTAAAAAAACGGGATAATGTCCGCGTTTTGTACCACTGTTAATTGGAATCATATTTGCGCCCATTTTTACAGTTTTCCGCACTGTACTACACGCATCGCAGCATAAGGCACCTCCCCCGAGTGGGTGCTAAGATGCGTTTTACCGATTGCGCCGCAACCGCGtctcttccttcgcttctcttTGGTTTTTTCGGGTAGCGATTACCTTTTTGTGGGTGTGAGAGGAGGGCCAGCCTTTTAATCACGCCTTCAAGACGCCCTTTTCGAGCATTTCCtcactggctggttggctgacggTAGAGCAACGGAACAAAAAAGCATCCCAAACCCCAAAACCAGCGCATAATTGGCCCGCGAAGTGGCCCTCGCGCTGCCGCCGGATAATCGAatatccgttccgttttgtaaGAACGTCGGTAGCAAGCGGAGTGGAGGGAACGGAATGGGAAGACTTTTCCACTCTGGGAGAACCTGTTgctcaccactaccaccaccaccatctcgctTGGCGCATTAGCCGCGTAGTCCCGTCGATGGGCGCGGTAGATGTTGAATTATGTAATTTTCGTGATCATTACCAGCAGCtacgagcaccaccacgagcacggCTGCAGACGGTTGTAATGGAGCACTTTGGACTACGagctggccgggccgggccgggggaaTATGGGTTTAGAGCTGGCCATTCTAGTTGAGTCCGTGCCGGCGTTCGATGGATGCAACGGTTGATTAGGGTCTCTCGACTCAtcggaaaagtgtttttgatTATGCTTTCGCGGCTGCGCTACGACTACTGCTTTGGGGTCCGTCGTTCTTggactagcagcagcaccggcagcagcagcatcaccgcgAAAGGAAGTCACAATTGAAGGCCCCATCCGGAGTTCAAGTTCACGCGCCCCCGGTGTGCACGTCTGCGGTCATCCGAGGTTACCGATCCGGTCAGCCGCCCGGTCAGACATTAGCATAAGGTTCGTTCGCTGCGCGGCTGGAGTAATAGGATTATCCAACAATCAACCCGGGGCAGGAATGGAGTTTGttgttcgaaaaaaaatggaatatcGTTGCTGATGTGCGAGTCTATTATTACCGGCGTTCCGGATTGCCGGTGGAAACCCCCCCCATCGTGGGCCAAATGAtcttttattcaatttttatgCATTTTGCACAGCCAAGAATTTGCACAAATTGCCCGTCTAATTGGCCATAAACAAAACGATCGGTAAGCGGTATCATTAGGAATTTTGAAACATCatccgcacgcacgcacgcacgcatcatgACGTCATCGAGCGTCTGATAACGGAATGTCCTCGAACGCATAACGCATTGCGCACTGTGGCTGTGATCAATCGCTGCGTtacgcgtctctctctctctcttgctctctgtctctctaggTTAATAGGTAAAAAATGAGCGACGAAAGTGCCAGATTTTTGCCACCGATTTttccgaccgaaccgaactagCACATCGTTttcgcaaaaggaaaaggaaacggagAGAAAAACGCATTTCGCACACTTTTCCCCGGGGAAAAtggaaccgccaccgccatcgacgCCATCTGGGTGTGGTTCTGGTTTTCCGGGTCAACCGCACTGTGCCATTCGTGCCGTTTTTGCATCGAGTTTCACCTTCTTTCTGTGCTGAGGAAGAAAgtccggtttgtttttttgggcaGGCGAGTCGAGATCAACGTGGCGCCAGCATTAATCGTTCGCATGCCTCCACTTTGTGTGTTTTCAATAGAATGTGATTAGAGCGTTTCGTTTTCCACGAGATGAAAAGGCTTCGACCGGTTCGACCGGCGGACTCGTGGTCTCATCTCAGTCCAGACCGGTCTAAAGATAgtgatcgcagcagcagagggcGGAGTGTGTATCCTGCTGCAGGCTTGCGCTACTTGCTACTTTCACTGTCGACCATCAACCGGCGGCGATCGAGAGGATCAGGTTGGTTTTGAGTGGAATGGaagaaacggaaggaaggaattggTAGATTATACGGTTCCACCATTTCCCGGGCTGGCTTCCTGCTGCGTATGAGCGTTTGAAACATGATATTTATGCTAAATGAAAGGTGCTGTCCgtttttatgctttgttgGTGTGCGCGATGAGTTATTGTTGTTAAAATGCTAAGTAAATGATCGTTCAGGagatccaacagcagcatgaggTCGTGTGCAGCTTCTTCACATTCACATCGGACCACCtactgtgtgtatgcgtgtgtgacTCTCGGTATCTGTTGCGCCCACAGCAGACACGCCGCCACACAGTTTGACACAAAACACTCGCACAGCAAAGGCAAAACGGCGGCGCTGCTCCACATACCTAAAAGCATAGATTCGCGCGACTGGCCGATTCGATGACCTAATGGTGTGGTGGTCCGTCCGGAAcccgttcgatgatgatgatgatgatgatgatgcttacgctgaacaaaacaaacagctctTTGCTCCGCTCTTTGCTTGCGTCGTCCCCCGTCGGGGTTCATTATTTCGGTAAATTAGCACTAATCGCGCACCATTACTGTCGTTGCGAATCGGATTTTCCGCCCGTACGGAGAAGGGTGTGCCATGCCAGCATCCAGAGAGGTGGCCATCGATGCTGTGTGCTATGCTGCGTGCTGTGTGCTTGCAAAACTGGACCAATCGGTTAGCCCAGTTATTTCCCGCGCAATTCACCCACTGGCCAGTGAATGGTCAGTGAATGGtctcacaacacacacgagcacgagcgcTGGAGTACAATATGATTGTTAGTGCGCCGTCCCcgaacaaaacagaagaacaGAAGCTGGCtggacaagctgctgctgctgctgctgtcagtcCTCTCATTAGTACCCCGCTTCGGCTTTTCGGGTTGTTCCTCTTCGTCACAGCGACGACTTGTGCGTTAAATTACGCATAACGTACGTTCCACGGGCATActatggtgtgcgtgtgtgaaagGAGGACAGTATCCGGAGTGTGTGGTTCCGGTACCGCACATGGTGACACCACCCCATCTCATGCTGCTACTGGATTTGATCGAAATCAGTGGCCACGATGCCCTAAAGACCCCTCAGCGGGGCGCGTCCAAGCAGAACGATTAACTCCAGCCAGTCGTCAACtgccactcgtcgtcgtcgtcttgtgcgcgctgt
This sequence is a window from Anopheles darlingi chromosome 3, idAnoDarlMG_H_01, whole genome shotgun sequence. Protein-coding genes within it:
- the LOC125955563 gene encoding uncharacterized protein LOC125955563; this encodes MDCSDSLKGSYCTLEGVCECSPFYVRLDDSTCLPSQLLESECRLSEQCSMRVANSSCIEGRCQCDGGFLQFRKHTCLSPAQPGTVCYSHAHCRMWDDESHCDFLIPNLFGRCQCTAPARQNGPTCVMEPEVPEVLEEPQVPEQAEEQQQEEQQQQQEAVQTPSEEAQTQGSIDRMSTTTEDDVIEVESIVLRDDASSLDDAGMSAAENHITTEYNQGSSTESSERSEADEGTTMTDFIEITTGDDTTERTTHETGFHTTTSGMEQFESTDEYTNLEREVEEQFKQQELADALSTTTAAAWANEIADAITTEERREHDDPATSTSTTLEFSVQSQTGPAETTLRTDSTSSEDAVTEESEPESDDTENEVEFLGQDHETASPEVDNQQAASLKQEEDVATAPTTHGHGTERYDEMTSAALVAEQETDSGVGADATDEPSTSEPVEQYYDVQLRRQDSKLFDEDEPEETPVEQQVPSVKERSGPRETTVHFERDNEIISSEPAVHTTTETLLRLASRTTAMEPEAPLSTTVASVLQEASTTTTTTTTTTTTTTTTTTAAPTRRAITTGDLPSVSSGIRTRVDLGDGPVSLGLACASNEQCQLADPYSHCNEAGRCDCSFHQPDDSCRATNTGCSRGTFQCRSSGICISWFFVCDGRPDCSDASDEECSFATKSANGTLQKTQFGCPELSFRCEQSGRCISRAGICDGKTQCPHGEDEVGCDFRKSRKCPEHTFMCRSGECLPEYEYCNAIVSCRDGSDEPPHLCGSRAVPNFFVKLLSGPTARGRNYCPMRCGNGRCRSTAIVCSGRDGCGDGSDEDRCSVCRCPAPAYNNVLQSAIVPATVVSKPGRSRTSRITSGRWTRT